Proteins found in one Clostridium kluyveri DSM 555 genomic segment:
- a CDS encoding response regulator transcription factor, which yields MSYKILVIDDDKELCALIRQSVAVESIDADHCYSGADGLAMLQKNDYQLILLDVMMPGMDGFQTMEKIRQTSSVPILMLTSKNDSTSKVRGLRSGADDYLTKPFDMDELIARVVSLIRRYTRFNTTGDHSQPLTYQGLTIDLDSRSVTTQNGTFELPPKEFDLLLFCAKNQGKILTKQQIYEEVWGEAYVYDDSNIMAIISRLRKKIEPDSGAPYYIQTVKGIGYRFNKEV from the coding sequence ATGAGCTATAAAATCTTAGTGATTGATGATGATAAAGAGCTGTGTGCTTTGATCAGGCAGAGCGTGGCGGTTGAAAGTATAGACGCAGACCATTGCTATTCCGGTGCGGATGGGCTCGCCATGCTCCAGAAGAATGATTACCAGCTTATTCTTTTGGATGTGATGATGCCGGGAATGGACGGCTTTCAGACTATGGAGAAAATACGGCAGACAAGCAGTGTTCCCATACTAATGCTGACCTCCAAAAATGACAGCACATCAAAGGTTCGCGGACTGCGCTCGGGTGCGGATGATTATCTGACAAAACCCTTTGATATGGATGAACTGATTGCCCGTGTGGTTTCCTTAATCCGCCGTTATACGCGGTTCAATACGACTGGAGATCATTCACAGCCGCTGACTTATCAGGGGCTGACCATAGACTTGGACAGCCGGAGCGTAACCACTCAGAACGGGACGTTTGAATTGCCGCCGAAAGAATTTGACCTGCTGCTGTTCTGCGCGAAAAATCAGGGGAAGATTTTGACAAAACAGCAGATTTACGAGGAAGTTTGGGGTGAAGCATACGTTTATGATGACAGCAATATTATGGCGATTATCAGCAGGCTCCGCAAAAAAATCGAACCTGATTCCGGCGCTCCCTATTACATCCAGACGGTAAAAGGAATCGGCTACCGCTTCAACAAGGAGGTGTAA
- a CDS encoding excisionase family DNA-binding protein produces the protein MLDYISVQQAADQWGISKRRIQKLCEENRIAGAVRFGRAWAIPKDAEKPADARKKEEKK, from the coding sequence ATGCTTGATTATATATCCGTACAGCAGGCCGCTGATCAATGGGGTATCTCAAAGAGAAGAATACAGAAACTCTGCGAGGAAAACAGAATAGCCGGAGCGGTTCGTTTCGGTCGCGCATGGGCAATTCCAAAGGATGCGGAGAAACCAGCTGATGCGAGGAAGAAAGAAGAAAAAAAGTAA